One window of the Xenopus tropicalis strain Nigerian chromosome 10, UCB_Xtro_10.0, whole genome shotgun sequence genome contains the following:
- the mcrip1 gene encoding mapk-regulated corepressor-interacting protein 1 isoform X1 has translation MTSSPVSRVVYNGKRPASNTRSPSSNEIFTPAHEENVRFIYEAWQCVERDLRNQVSGMDRGVVEEYVEKNPSNSLKSFKPIDLNDLKRRTVQDPKKS, from the exons ATGACCAG CTCCCCAGTTTCACGAGTAGTCTATAATGGCAAGCGGCCGGCAAGCAACACTCGATCTCCAAGTAGCAATGAAATCTTCACTCCAGCTCATGAGGAGAATGTGCGTTTTATCTACGAAG CGTGGCAGTGTGTGGAGAGGGATCTGCGAAATCAAGTATCTGGCATGGACCGGGGAGTTGTAGAGGAGTATGTGGAGAAGAACCCGAGCAACAGTCTGAAAT CCTTTAAACCCATCGATTTGAATGATTTGAAGAGAAGAACTGTACAGGACCCAAAGAAGTCATAA